In the genome of Streptomyces sp. NBC_00433, the window AATCCACCCTCAGCGTCACCTACATGGCCTTCCTGACCCTCGCCACCATGCTCGCCGCCTACGGGGTGATGCTGGACAGCGCCATCCTGGTCGTCGGCGCGATGGCGGTGGGACCGGAGTTCGGACCGCTCGCGGGCTTCTGCACCGGTCTGATCCGGCGGCAACGGAGCCTGGTGCGCCGTTCGTCGATCGCCCTGCTGGTCGGCTTCCCCGCGGCGACGGCGGCGACCGGTGCCTTCAGCGCGCTCATGGACCTCTTCGGACTCTTCAACCGCGCGCGGTTCGACGCCCCGCACCCGGCGACCCAGTTCATCTGGCAGCCCACCGCCGACTCCTTCGTCGTGGCCCTCCTCGCCGGCGTCGCGGGAATGCTCTCCCTCACCTCGGCCAAGTCCGGTGCGCTGGTGGGCGTGGCGATCTCGGTGACCACGGTGCCCGCCGCAGCCGACGCGGCGCTGGCCCTGTCCTACGGTGCCTGGCACGAGGCATTCACCTCTGCCTGTCAGCTGGCACTCAACCTCGCCGGCATCGTGGTGGCCGGCTGCCTCACCCTCCTCGCACAGAAGATCCTCTGGGCGCGAACAGGCCGGGACCGCCGGTCTCCTCGCGACCCGGCGGCCGAGCAGTCACCGCGTCCGGAAGCGGCCGCGGACCCGGTGGCACGGGCACTTCGGCGCAGGGGCACCGCAGTCCGCCCGCATCGGTGACCGACCCCCTGCCCTGGCCCGCCGGCACGCCGACCCGTTCCGCGTCACGGTGTTCCGGAGGCTTCGGCGGCGGCGTCCCCGGGAGCCGCGGGCTGCCGGGGAGAGCGCCGCAGGGCGACGAAGCGGCGGTTCGACGAGGTCCAGGTGTCGGCGGGACGCCATCCCGCGGAGGCGGCGTGGCGGGTCAGCGCGCTGATGCCGACCCGGGACCAGGGGAAATACTGGCTGTGGGCGCCGATGCCGTTGCCGAGCCGGACCTGGACCTTCTCGTCCAGGTCGTCGCCCGCGCCGTCGGGCGCGGTCTCGACGATCAGCGCCGCGGCGGGATGGACGGCTTCGGCGATCCGGGTCAGCAGGGCGGCGGGGTCGCCGCCGATGCCGATGTTGCCGTCGATGAGCAGCCCTGTCCGCCAGTCCCCTTCACGCGGCAGCGGGTCGAACACCGAGCGGGCCAGAGCGTTGCCACCGGCCCGCCGGGCACGGCGGACCGCTTCGGCGCTGACGTCGATGCCCAGCGCGGGGCGGCCCTGCTCGGCCAGCGCGGTGATGAGCCGGCCCGGTCCGCAGCCGATGTCGAGCACCGGCCCCCGGCAGCGTGCGAGCACGGTGAGATCCGCCGCGTCCGGCCGGGAGCACCAGCGTTCGACGTCCAGCGGGAGGAGCCAGCCGTCGGCGCGGTGCAGATAGAGCGGGCCCCGGCCGGTGCGCAACGCGCGGGTGTACGGGTCGGCGCTCCACCAGTCGTGGCGCCGGCTGGTGGGGACCCCGGTGAAGGGCGCGCTCACCGCGCCTCCGCCGGGGCGAGCCGGGCCATGGCGGCGGCGAAGCGGGTGTGCGGCGCCTGCGCCGCGACCAGTTCGGCGTCGAGGGCGGTGTCCACGTCCCGCAGCAGCGGCAGTTCCCCGACGGCCAGGCCCGCGGCGGTGAGCCGTTCGTGCTGCAACCGGCCTGTCTCGCACGTGGACATCGGCACGCCCTTCACCAGCGCCGGATCGGGATCGGCCAGGCCCAGCGCCCAGAACCCGCCGTCCGCGGCCGGGCCGAACCACGCGGAGCACCCCTCCCACGCGGCGGGTTCCAGCGCGGGCCGCAGCAGGGCCGGCGTCACCTGAGGGGTGTCCATGCCGATCAGCAGCGCCGGGCCGTCGCACCGCCCGAACGCGGCTGCCAGCCGGTCGTCGAGCCCGCCCTCCGCCTGCGGTACGACGTCGATGCCCGGCGGCAGCCAGGGGCCGGGCACGCCGTCCAGCACCAGCACGCGGCGGTCCGCCGGAGCGGCCAGGACGGCGGCCAACGTGTCGGCGAGCGCCGCCTCGGCCAACGCGGCCGCCTCCCGCGGGGAATACGGCGGTGTGAGCCGGGTCTTGACGCGGCCGGGCACCGGTTCCTTCGCGATCACCAGGAGCGTCGTCATCGCACGCTCCCGCGCTCGACCGAGGCGTGCGCCGCCGGGCCGGGCACACCGCCCGTGCCGGGTTCCGTCCCGCCGGGCCGGGCCGCTCCCCGCGCGGCGGTGGCGGGCACCGGCGGCGCCGCCAGGACCCCGCGCATGTCGTGGACGGCCTGCCAGGTACCGCGCCAGGTGCCGGTGACCTTGGACTTGCCGGCTCGCGGGAAGTAGGGGACGTCCTGCTCGACGACGCGCCAGCCCGCGTCGGCGGCCCGTACCACCATCTCCAGCGGGTAGCCGCTGCGCCGGTCGGCCAGCCCGAGGCTCAGCAGCGCGTCGCGCCGCGCCGCCCGCAGGGGCCCGAGGTCCCGCAGCTGCAGACCGGTCCGGCGGCGCAGCATCCTGGCCAGTGCCAGGTTGCCGGCCCTCGCGTGGAGCGGCCACCCGGCGTGCCGCTCGGGCCTCCGCCGCCCGAGCACGAGGTCGGCGTCGCGGGCCGCGATCCGTTCGACGAAGGCGGGCAGCAAGGCGGGGTCGAGCGAGGCGTCGCAGTCGCAGAAGCACACGAACTCGGCCTCGGCGGCGAGCAGTCCGGCGTGGCAGGCGGCGCCGAAGCCGCGCAGGGTCTCGCGCACCACGGTCGCACCCAGCCCGGCGGCGATGGCGGCGGAGCCGTCGGTCGACCCGTTGTCGACGACGATCGCCCGCCAGCCGGGCGGGATCCGGCCGAGCACCCAGGGCAGCGCGCGGGCCTCGTCCAGGCAGGGCAGCACGATGTCGGCGATCGGTGGGACGCCGTTACGGCCGGGCATGTCAACTCCCTTCCAGGCGCGGGCCGCTCAGGGCCGGACGCGGGTCGGGACCGCGCGCCGGCCGCAGCGGGGCGCGGGCGAAGCCGGCCACCCCCGCGCCGAACGTGATCCGCGGCCGCCAGCCGAGTTCGGCGCGCAGCCGCTCGGAGGACGCTGTGATGTGCCGGACGTCGCCGAGGCGGTATTCGCCGGTGACCACCGGCGCGGGACCGCCGTACGCGTCGGCCAGTGCCGTCGCCATCTCCCCGACGGTGTGCGGGGTTCCGCTGCCGGTGTTGTAGGCACGGAAGCTCCCGGCCGCCCTGCCGGACGACGCGGCCAGCGCCAGCACGTTCGCCGCAGCCACGTCCCCTACGTGGACGAAGTCCCTTCGCTGGCCTCCGTCTTCGAAGACCCGCGGCGCCTCGCCGCGGGCCAGCGAGGAGCGGAAGAACGACGCCACCCCGGCGTACGGGGTGTCGCGCGGCATCCCGGGCCCGTACACGTTGTGGTAACGCAGCGCCACCGCCCGGCCGTCCACCGCCCGCGCCCACGCCGCCGCCAGATGCTCCTGCGCGAGCTTGGTGGCGGCGTACACGTTGCGCGGATCGGCGGGCGCCTCCTCGTCGACCAGCCCCGGGGCCAACCGCGCCCCGCAGCGCGGGCAGCGCGGTTCGAACCGGCCGGCGGCCAGGTCGGCGGCGGCCCGGGGGCCGGGCGCCACCTGGCCGTGCCGCCCGCAGTCGTAGCGCCCCTCGCCGTACACGACCATGGACCCGGCGAGGACCAGGTCGCGTACGCCCGCCTCGGCCATGGCCGCCAGCAGCGTGGCCGTGCCCAGATCGTTGCAGGCCACGTAGTCAGGGGCGTCGGCGAAGTCCTTGCCGAGGCCCACCATGGCCGCCTGGTGGCACACCGCGTCGACACCGCGGAGCGCCGCCGTCACCGCCGCGGGGTCCCTGACGTCGGCGTGGATCCAGGGCGCCTCGGAGAGCGTCGGCGGCACGGCGTGCGCCGAGGGCAGCAGGGCGTCCAGGACGACCGGCTCGTGGCCGTCGGCGGCGAGGGCGGCGACGATGTGCGAGCCGATGAAGCCCGCGCCGCCGGTGACGAGTACGCGCATGCGGCGACCCTAGGCGCCGATGACCCTGGGTAGGCGTGTTCCGGCCGCGCCACCATCAGTTCGTAAGGACTTCACCCTGCCGACCGCCCCCCGGCCCGGCTCCGGCCCGCCCGGCGCCGCCGCAACCGGCCCGCGGCGAACAGGATGCCGGACAGGGCGAAGAAGGCCGCGGTGAGCAGCAGCCAGCGGGTCAGGAAGACGTCCGCGGCCAGTCCGGTGGCCGAGGTGTAGGACCGGCTGCGGCTCCGGGAGATGAGCGGCCAGTACACCAGGAGCGCCAGCAGCGAGAGGAACGCGGGGACCCTGATGTGGTTGACGAGCGCGGCGCGCGGCGCGGGCGCCGATCCGGGCGCGGTTCGGCCTCTCGCCCCCAGGATCTTGTGCAGCGCCCAGTCGGCACCGCCGTACACCGGGACCAGCACCAGGTCGTGGAGCAACGCCGCCAGCACGATCCACCTCGCCACACCGAACCAGTCGCGGTCCAGGAGCCGGACGGCGGCGTAACCGCACACGGCGAAGGAGGCGAGAAGGACCACCAGGTGGGGCGGGGAGTCCCCGTAGCGCCGCCGGAAGCGTGCCGTGAGCGTCCGGTCCCTGAGCCGGGGGGCTCGGCCGTCGGCGGGTTCGGGCGGCGGTGTCATGCCGGCCTCGTGAAGGTGGTCGCCCCGAAGCTGAGCCGGCCGACCCATTTGGTGTTCATCACGCCCGGCGCGGCGGGGACGATGACGCGGGCCGGGTAGCCGTGGTCGTGGGAGAGCGCCGCACCGTTGACGCGCAGGGCCAGCAGCGAACGCGGGTCGCGAACCTGGTTGTCGCGCAGCGCCACCGCCCGGAAGGAGCCAGCGAGTTGGACCGACTCCACGAACACCCCCGGCGGACGGTCGCCGTAGCCGACCAGCTTCGCCAGGTCGAGCAGCCGGACGCCCTCCCACTCCTGGTTCTCGGTGGACCAGCCCTCCACACAGGCGATCGGCAACGTGGAGCGGTGTCGGGCCAGTCGGTGCAGCTGCGGCAGCGTCAGCGTCGTCTGCCTGCCCCCGCCCCGCACCACGAGCCGCCAGTCGGCGCCGACGTCCTCGGGCCTGATGCGGGCCAGGGCCGCGGTCTTGTTGATCGGGAAGCCGTTGGGTCCGCTGCCCGGGTTCCGGCCGTGCGGGGCGAGCAGGG includes:
- a CDS encoding DUF389 domain-containing protein, with protein sequence MLHLRLIVPADLTGEVTRRISSAVGATHLTVVKGAALDPVGDLVTADVAREAADALLAELRGLGVDERGSISADPVDLSLSSSADAAEKAAPGDGADAVLWESMTELSHEESTLSVTYMAFLTLATMLAAYGVMLDSAILVVGAMAVGPEFGPLAGFCTGLIRRQRSLVRRSSIALLVGFPAATAATGAFSALMDLFGLFNRARFDAPHPATQFIWQPTADSFVVALLAGVAGMLSLTSAKSGALVGVAISVTTVPAAADAALALSYGAWHEAFTSACQLALNLAGIVVAGCLTLLAQKILWARTGRDRRSPRDPAAEQSPRPEAAADPVARALRRRGTAVRPHR
- a CDS encoding methyltransferase domain-containing protein; the encoded protein is MSAPFTGVPTSRRHDWWSADPYTRALRTGRGPLYLHRADGWLLPLDVERWCSRPDAADLTVLARCRGPVLDIGCGPGRLITALAEQGRPALGIDVSAEAVRRARRAGGNALARSVFDPLPREGDWRTGLLIDGNIGIGGDPAALLTRIAEAVHPAAALIVETAPDGAGDDLDEKVQVRLGNGIGAHSQYFPWSRVGISALTRHAASAGWRPADTWTSSNRRFVALRRSPRQPAAPGDAAAEASGTP
- a CDS encoding DUF2064 domain-containing protein, with the translated sequence MTTLLVIAKEPVPGRVKTRLTPPYSPREAAALAEAALADTLAAVLAAPADRRVLVLDGVPGPWLPPGIDVVPQAEGGLDDRLAAAFGRCDGPALLIGMDTPQVTPALLRPALEPAAWEGCSAWFGPAADGGFWALGLADPDPALVKGVPMSTCETGRLQHERLTAAGLAVGELPLLRDVDTALDAELVAAQAPHTRFAAAMARLAPAEAR
- a CDS encoding glycosyltransferase family 2 protein encodes the protein MPGRNGVPPIADIVLPCLDEARALPWVLGRIPPGWRAIVVDNGSTDGSAAIAAGLGATVVRETLRGFGAACHAGLLAAEAEFVCFCDCDASLDPALLPAFVERIAARDADLVLGRRRPERHAGWPLHARAGNLALARMLRRRTGLQLRDLGPLRAARRDALLSLGLADRRSGYPLEMVVRAADAGWRVVEQDVPYFPRAGKSKVTGTWRGTWQAVHDMRGVLAAPPVPATAARGAARPGGTEPGTGGVPGPAAHASVERGSVR
- a CDS encoding NAD-dependent epimerase/dehydratase family protein, with product MRVLVTGGAGFIGSHIVAALAADGHEPVVLDALLPSAHAVPPTLSEAPWIHADVRDPAAVTAALRGVDAVCHQAAMVGLGKDFADAPDYVACNDLGTATLLAAMAEAGVRDLVLAGSMVVYGEGRYDCGRHGQVAPGPRAAADLAAGRFEPRCPRCGARLAPGLVDEEAPADPRNVYAATKLAQEHLAAAWARAVDGRAVALRYHNVYGPGMPRDTPYAGVASFFRSSLARGEAPRVFEDGGQRRDFVHVGDVAAANVLALAASSGRAAGSFRAYNTGSGTPHTVGEMATALADAYGGPAPVVTGEYRLGDVRHITASSERLRAELGWRPRITFGAGVAGFARAPLRPARGPDPRPALSGPRLEGS